Proteins encoded together in one Coffea arabica cultivar ET-39 chromosome 2c, Coffea Arabica ET-39 HiFi, whole genome shotgun sequence window:
- the LOC113723090 gene encoding dirigent protein 22-like — protein sequence MASFFIYTISISYLLIMLPMFICISDQAFSEDISEAIAMKRMMKTSHLHFYFHDIVSGKNPSAMKVIGTEIMSFGTTFIIDDALTEGQEPTSKIVGRAQGLYAVAAQNDLALLMVINYSFTDGKFNGSSISILGRNHVFDDIREMPIVGGTGLFRFARGYALAHTIWFDIKTGDATVEYNVFVQHF from the coding sequence ATGGCTTCTTTCTTCATTTACACTATTTCCATCTCTTACCTTCTAATTATGCTTCCAATGTTTATCTGTATCTCCGACCAAGCTTTCTCAGAGGATATTTCTGAAGCTATAGCAATGAAAAGAATGATGAAAACAAGCCACCTACACTTTTACTTCCATGACATTGTTAGTGGTAAAAACCCTTCGGCCATGAAAGTTATTGGGACAGAAATTATGAGTTTTGGCACAACTTTCATCATAGATGATGCATTGACTGAAGGTCAAGAGCCAACATCGAAAATTGTAGGCAGAGCTCAGGGGCTGTACGCCGTTGCAGCACAGAATGACCTTGCATTGCTAATGGTGATTAACTATTCATTTACAGATGGGAAATTCAATGGAAGTAGCATCAGCATTCTTGGGAGGAATCATGTTTTTGATGATATCAGAGAAATGCCCATTGTTGGAGGCACGGGACTGTTTCGATTCGCTCGTGGATATGCATTGGCACATACAATTTGGTTTGATATCAAGACAGGAGATGCAACTGTAGAGTATAATGTGTTTGTTCAACACTTCTAA